A genomic segment from Equus asinus isolate D_3611 breed Donkey chromosome 23, EquAss-T2T_v2, whole genome shotgun sequence encodes:
- the LOC106824784 gene encoding interferon alpha-2 produces the protein MALPFSLLMALVVLSCHSSCSLGCDLPHTHSLGNTRVLMLLGQMRRISPFSCLKDRNDFGFPQEVFDGNQFRKPQAISVVHEMIQQIFHLFSTEGSSAAWDEALLDKLYTGLYQQLTELEACLSQEVGVEETPLMNEDSLLAVRRYFQRIALYLQEKKYSPCAWEIVRAEIMRCFSSSTNLQQRLKKKK, from the exons ATGGCTCTACCCTTTTCCTTACTGATGGCCCTGGTGGTGCTCAGCTGCCACTCCAGCTGCTCTCTGGGATGTGACCTGCCTCACACCCATAGCCTGGGCAACACAAGGGTCTTGATGCTCCTGGGGCAAATGAGGAGaatctcccccttctcctgcctgAAGGACAGAAATGACTTTGGATTCCCCCAGGAGGTGTTTGATGGCAACCAGTTCCGGAAGCCTCAAGCCATCTCTGTGGTCCATGAGATGATCCAGCAGATCTTCCACCTCTTCAGCACAGAGGGCTCGTCTGCTGCCTGGGATGAGGCCCTCCTAGACAAACTCTACACTGGACTTTATCAGCAGCTGACTGAGCTGGAAGCCTGTCTGagccaggaggtgggggtggaagaGACGCCCCTGATGAACGAGGACTCCCTGCTGGCTGTGAGGAGATACTTCCAAAGAATCGCTCTCTATCTGCAAGAGAAGAAATACAGCCCTTGTGCCTGGGAGATCGTCAGAGCAGAAATCATGAGATGCTTCTCTTCATCCACAAACTTGCAGCAAA gactgaagaagaaaaaatga
- the LOC106824787 gene encoding interferon alpha-2-like: MAQIHLLVAGVMLCSILACSLGRDSLWIHSLKNREIFMLLRQLEKIHSKSCLNDGTYFKFPWESETITQIRKTQGTCFHYVMLQQIINLFNTDDSRAAWNNALLDQLLSRLDHSLEHLEEENLACPYLGTVARNYFQKINHYLKEKEFSPCAWEVVRGEMEVCLSLM; this comes from the coding sequence ATGGCCCAGATCCATTTGCTAGTGGCAGGAGTGATGCTCTGCTCCATCCTTGCCTGCTCTCTTGGCAGGGACTCGCTTTGGATCCATAGCCTAAAAAACAGGGAGATCTTCATGCTGTTGAGACAGCTGGAAAAAATCCACTCTAAGTCATGCCTGAACGACGGAACCTACTTCAAATTTCCTTGGGAAAGCGAGACTATCACCCAAATCCGGAAGACGCAGGGCACCTGTTTCCACTATGTGATGCTCCAGCAGATCATCAACCTCTTCAACACAGACGACAGCCGTGCTGCTTGGAACAACGCCCTCCTGGATCAACTACTCTCTAGGCTTGATCACAGCCTGGAGCACCTGGAAGAAGAAAACCTGGCTTGTCCCTATTTGGGAACTGTTGCCCGGAATTACTTCCAAAAAATCAATCACTATCTGAAGGAAAAGGAATTCAGCCCCTGTGCCTGGGAGGTTGTCAGAGGGGAAATGGAAGTGTGCCTCTCCCTCATGTAA